In Nymphalis io chromosome 11, ilAglIoxx1.1, whole genome shotgun sequence, one genomic interval encodes:
- the LOC126771782 gene encoding pre-mRNA-splicing factor Syf2, whose product MSTAEASSAETQMTFAEKQAERMKRLRSLHSARNEARTHNHQEVVAEEARNKLPANYDAKKRQAEWLLEDQNKREEATKHGKDYDRVKLLSISAVEAERLERKKKKKNPDQGFSTYEQATVRQYNRLVKNMPTMDPEHYEKQKEKYGDAFYGGQNVIIHGMHEDRKEAIDKMVNDIEGQIAKRAKYSRRRTHNDDADIDYINERNAKFNKKLERFYGEHTAEIKQNLERGTAI is encoded by the coding sequence ATGAGTACTGCAGAAGCTTCGTCAGCAGAAACTCAGATGACATTTGCTGAAAAGCAAGCTGAGAGAATGAAGCGTTTACGTTCATTGCATTCAGCTAGAAATGAAGCAAGGACGCATAATCATCAAGAAGTCGTTGCCGAGGAGGCTAGGAATAAACTACCAGCGAATTATGATGCCAAGAAAAGACAAGCAGAGTGGCTCTTAGAAGATCAAAATAAAAGAGAAGAAGCCACAAAACATGGTAAGGATTATGATCGAGTGAAACTGTTAAGCATATCTGCAGTTGAAGCTGAAAGACTCGAacgaaaaaagaagaaaaagaacCCAGACCAGGGTTTTTCTACTTACGAACAGGCCACCGTACGACAGTACAATAGGCTCGTTAAGAATATGCCCACAATGGATCCAGAACACTACGAAAAACAGAAGGAAAAATATGGCGATGCATTTTACGGCGGACAGAACGTGATTATACACGGTATGCATGAAGACCGTAAAGAAGCAATAGACAAAATGGTTAATGATATAGAGGGACAAATAGCAAAACGGGCGAAATACTCAAGGAGACGTACACATAATGATGATGCTGATATTGATTACATTAATGAGAGGAATGCCAAATTTAACAAGAAGTTGGAGAGATTTTATGGGGAACACACAGCTGAAATCAAACAGAATCTTGAAAGAGGTACAgctatataa
- the LOC126771772 gene encoding chloride intracellular channel exc-4 isoform X2: protein MMSDEIAENGTANGDVPEIELIIKASTIDGRRKGACLFCQEYFMDLYLLAELKTISLKVTTVDMQKPPPDFRTNFEATHPPILIDNGLAILENEKIERHIMKSVPGGHNLFVQDKEVASLIENLYSKLKLVLVRKDEQKSASLRAHLQRIDALLERRGTRFLTGDTMCCFDCELMPRLQHIRVAGKYFVDFEIPTSFRALWRYMYHMYQLDAFTQSCPADQDIINHYKLQQALKMKKHEELETPTFTTSIPIDVNDSNNSEQ from the exons ATGATGTCGGATGAAATTGCAGAGAACGGAACAGCGAACGGAGACGTCCCGGAAATCGAACTTATAATAAAG gcaTCCACTATCGATGGCCGGCGGAAGGGAGCGTGTTTATTCTGTCAGGAGTACTTCATGGACCTCTATCTCTTGGCGGAGCTCAAAACTATAAGTTTAAaa GTGACAACGGTCGACATGCAAAAACCGCCACCAGATTTCCGCACCAACTTCGAGGCGACGCATCCGCCAATCCTCATCGACAACGGTCTAGCTATCCTAGAAAATGAGAAGATCGAACGACATATTATGAAATCTGTTCCCGGTGGACACAATCTGTTTGTACAG GACAAGGAGGTGGCGTCGCTGATCGAGAACCTGTACTCGAAGTTGAAACTGGTGTTGGTGCGCAAAGATGAGCAGAAGTCCGCTTCGCTGCGCGCGCACCTTCAGCGTATCGACGCACTGCTCGAGCGCAGGGGGACCAG ATTCCTAACTGGAGATACGATGTGCTGCTTCGATTGCGAGCTGATGCCGCGTCTACAGCACATCCGCGTCGCCGGCAAGTACTTCGTCGATTTTGAAATACCG ACGAGTTTCCGCGCCCTCTGGCGTTACATGTACCACATGTACCAGCTGGACGCGTTCACACAGAGCTGCCCCGCCGATCAAGACATCATTAACCACTACAAATTGCAACAG GCGCTAAAGATGAAGAAACATGAAGAACTCGAAACGCCAACGTTTACGACGTCCATTCCTATTGACGTCAATGATTCGAATAACTCCGAGCAGTAG
- the LOC126771772 gene encoding chloride intracellular channel exc-4 isoform X1 produces the protein MMSDEIAENGTANGDVPEIELIIKASTIDGRRKGACLFCQEYFMDLYLLAELKTISLKVTTVDMQKPPPDFRTNFEATHPPILIDNGLAILENEKIERHIMKSVPGGHNLFVQDKEVASLIENLYSKLKLVLVRKDEQKSASLRAHLQRIDALLERRGTRFLTGDTMCCFDCELMPRLQHIRVAGKYFVDFEIPTSFRALWRYMYHMYQLDAFTQSCPADQDIINHYKLQQLSTKGLILSPTLTRQRKEDAATTALKMKKHEELETPTFTTSIPIDVNDSNNSEQ, from the exons ATGATGTCGGATGAAATTGCAGAGAACGGAACAGCGAACGGAGACGTCCCGGAAATCGAACTTATAATAAAG gcaTCCACTATCGATGGCCGGCGGAAGGGAGCGTGTTTATTCTGTCAGGAGTACTTCATGGACCTCTATCTCTTGGCGGAGCTCAAAACTATAAGTTTAAaa GTGACAACGGTCGACATGCAAAAACCGCCACCAGATTTCCGCACCAACTTCGAGGCGACGCATCCGCCAATCCTCATCGACAACGGTCTAGCTATCCTAGAAAATGAGAAGATCGAACGACATATTATGAAATCTGTTCCCGGTGGACACAATCTGTTTGTACAG GACAAGGAGGTGGCGTCGCTGATCGAGAACCTGTACTCGAAGTTGAAACTGGTGTTGGTGCGCAAAGATGAGCAGAAGTCCGCTTCGCTGCGCGCGCACCTTCAGCGTATCGACGCACTGCTCGAGCGCAGGGGGACCAG ATTCCTAACTGGAGATACGATGTGCTGCTTCGATTGCGAGCTGATGCCGCGTCTACAGCACATCCGCGTCGCCGGCAAGTACTTCGTCGATTTTGAAATACCG ACGAGTTTCCGCGCCCTCTGGCGTTACATGTACCACATGTACCAGCTGGACGCGTTCACACAGAGCTGCCCCGCCGATCAAGACATCATTAACCACTACAAATTGCAACAG TTATCTACAAAAGGTTTGATCTTGTCGCCGACGCTGACAAGGCAACGCAAAGAGGACGCCGCGACGACG GCGCTAAAGATGAAGAAACATGAAGAACTCGAAACGCCAACGTTTACGACGTCCATTCCTATTGACGTCAATGATTCGAATAACTCCGAGCAGTAG